Proteins encoded within one genomic window of Ostrinia nubilalis chromosome 5, ilOstNubi1.1, whole genome shotgun sequence:
- the LOC135072091 gene encoding helicase domino, producing the protein MSGCDDFGSPHKFDPALQLMGVERTSVPAGGGGGGGGAAAAAALNGAEEPPRKRPKLAADDASALRRRILEADVLRLRNIRDRFTEQLTELYFLQAGGNMMDYAAWRKRPPSAALVAFIEARRPPAVTVAVAAPAPAPAPAPAPADEMVEKAKQEAYVASRVAELSRAGLWPERRLPRVMEPPRAKTHWDYLLEEMAWLAQDFAHERKWKKQAAKKCARAVQKYFQDKALAAQKAEKAQELQLKKIAAFAAKEIRTFWSNVEKIVEWKRVRRVERARKEALDEQLSYIVDRTERYSRQLAANLAPAQPDTPPSDDEFQPRGASDDDEETIAAAEREAGADAADHRDELEALRRESRLDLGDLLPPGYLPAHSPPPSDYGPDDDDSADDEETIDEQERAERPEDDAAELEALRSEAELGLDELVRRYGAAPAGPRSATPTDSDDDSAPSDDDASTASDASGASAASEALEALVEEAGGERRVEAAASLAAALQPTGTTLSSTAVGTPVPRLLRHALREYQHVGLHWLATMHARGLNGILADEMGLGKTIQTIALLAHLALERRDWGPHLVVAPTSVVLNWEMEFKKWCPAFKILTYYGTIKERKLKRVGWTKANSFHVCITSYKLVVQDHQSFRRKRWKYLILDEAQNIKNFKSQRWQMLLNFQTERRLLLTGTPLQNSLLELWSLMHFLMPDVFASHSEFREWFSEVAGIAEGSHRYNEALVRRLHEVLRPFLLRRLKADVERQMPRKYEHVLMCRLSKRQRFLYDDFMSRAKTKESLASGNLLSVINVLMQLRKVCNHPDLFEARPVVSPLQLAALRLLAPAAVFDVGCAARLAAAARLGGDLASLEVAGTMAFPAHRARHLAPPRRLVEELGSRAPAPRPPPAALRLHLRLSARVAAGLAGPARALLQLLHAPASRHAVAFPHPRLLQYDCGKLQTLAGLLRELKAGGHRVLIFTQMTRVLDVLEAFLSMHGHAYLRLDGSTRVEARQPLVERFNADARVFAFILSTRSGGVGLNLTGADSVVFYDSDWNPTMDAQAQDRCHRIGQTRDVHVFRLVTAATVEENILRKADQKRVLGHLAIEGGHFTTSYLRGNIKELFGGESESGAPSEPVPEAAPGAPAGGELESALAAAEDEADAAAAAAARAEAQGELAEFDETLPLAADDEPAPPPADADASALAALMNQLTPVEKYAMRLVESSEAATEAERAALGEMQRQLREWEAARRQLRERSPPPAPAPPPALTYCRADARAQVWVSGAGEDESMPVWCPPTPPAGDSDVYCEPWARALYRRGAAADALLPPVLRREPRAPREPRRARPAPRAAHAPPSLFERAGPRPRPRPRPPHAPHPPPPHAAPDWAAAEDAALRRALRLQRLPAEPPAALAPNWDWASELVDEAARAYRSPRACRDRHDALADPERARRKHRRAAARRRPDDDLPRPPLARLDAMRDAAERRRHAPKRRLDDPPHPNPKHAALLVDHGVDLDAPPTPMEVASRRADRIAKEKMKAGAAQPAAAAAPAAAGPAPAP; encoded by the exons ATGAGCGGTTGCGATGATTTTGGCTCGCCCCACAAATTCGATCCTGCCTTACAACTCATG GGTGTGGAACGCACGAGCGTCCCGGCGGGAGGGGGTGGAGGCGGcgggggcgcggcggcggcggcggcgctcaACGGCGCCGAGGAGCCGCCCCGCAAGCGCCCCAAGCTCGCCGCCGACGACGCGTCCGCGCTGCGCCGCCGCATCCTCGAGGCCGATGTACTGCGGCTGAGGAACATACGCGACAG ATTCACGGAGCAGCTGACCGAGCTGTACTTCCTGCAGGCGGGGGGCAACATGATGGACTATGCTGCGTGGCGGAAAAGACCGCCGTCGGCGGCATTGGTCGCGTTCATCGAGGCGCGGCGACCCCCTGCGGTGACGGTGGCGgtggcggcgccggcgcccgcgcccgcgcccgcgcccgcgccggccgACGAGATGGTGGAGAAGGCGAAGCAGGAGGCGTACGTGGCGTCGCGCGTGGCGGAGCTGTCGCGCGCGGGGCTGTGGCCGGAGCGCCGCCTGCCGCGCGTCATGGAGCCGCCGCGCGCCAAGACGCACTGGGATTATCTGCTCGAGGAGATGGCTTGGCTCGCGCAAGACTTCGCCCACGAACGCAAATGGAAAAAACAGGCCGCCAAGAAG TGTGCTCGTGCGGTACAAAAATACTTTCAAGATAAAGCCCTGGCGGCACAGAAAGCAGAAAAAGCACAAGAGTTACAACTGAAGAAAATAGCTGCCTTTGCTGCAAAAGAAATTAGAACTTTCTGGTCAAATGTGGAAAAG ATTGTAGAATGGAAACGCGTACGTCGCGTGGAGCGCGCCCGCAAAGAGGCTCTCGACGAACAACTGAGCTACATCGTGGACCGAACGGAGCGCTACTCGCGCCAGCTCGCCGCCAACCTCGCGCCCGCGCAGCCCGACACGCCGCCCTCCGACGACGAGTTCCAGCCGCGCGGCGCCTCCGACGACGACGAGGAGACCATCGCCGCCGCCGAGCGCGAGGCCGGCGCCGACGCCGCCGACCACCGCGACGAGCTCGAGGCGCTGCGCCGCGAGTCGCGCCTCGACCTCGGCGACCTGCTGCCGCCCGGCTACCTGCCCGCGCACTCGCCGCCGCCCTCCGACTACGGGCCCGACGACGACGACTCCGCCGACGACGAGGAGACCATCGACGAGCAGGAGCGCGCCGAGCGCCCCGAGGACGACGCCGCCGAGCTCGAGGCGCTGCGCTCCGAGGCCGAGCTCGGGCTGGACGAGCTCGTGCGGCGCTACGGAGCCGCGCCCGCCGGCCCGCGCTCCGCCACGCCCACCGACAGCGACGACGACTCCGCGCCCTCGGACGACGACGCCTCCACCGCGTCGGACGCGTCGGGCGCGTCGGCCGCGTCCGAGGCGCTGGAGGCGCTGGTGGAGGAGGCGGGCGGCGAGCGGCGCGTGGAGGCGGCGGCGTCGCTGGCGGCCGCGCTGCAGCCCACGGGCACGACGCTGTCGTCCACGGCCGTGGGCACGCCGGTGCCGCGCCTGCTGCGCCACGCGCTGCGCGAGTACCAGCACGTGGGGCTGCACTGGCTGGCCACCATGCACGCGCGCGGCCTCAACGGCATCCTGGCCGACGAGATGGGGCTGGGCAAGACCATCCAGACCATCGCGCTGCTGGCGCACCTGGCGCTGGAGCGCCGCGACTGGGGCCCGCACCTGGTGGTGGCGCCCACCTCCGTCGTGCTCAACTGGGAGATGGAGTTCAAGAAGTGGTGCCCCGCGTTCAAGATCCTCACCTACTACGGCACGATCAAGGAGCGCAAGTTGAAGCGCGTCGGGTGGACCAAGGCCAATTCGTTTCACGTGTGCATCACGTCGTACAAGCTCGTGGTGCAGGACCACCAGAGCTTCAGAAGGAAAaggtggaaatatttaatactcGACGAGGCGCAGAACATCAAAAACTTCAAATCGCAGAGGTGGCAGATGCTGCTCAACTTCCAGACCGAGAG GCGGCTGCTGCTGACGGGCACGCCGCTGCAGAACAGCCTGCTGGAGCTGTGGTCGCTGATGCACTTCCTCATGCCCGACGTGTTCGCGTCGCACTCGGAGTTCCGCGAGTGGTTCAGCGAGGTGGCCGGCATCGCCGAGGGCTCGCACCGCTACAACGAGGCGCTCGTGCGCCGCCTGCACGAG GTGCTGCGGCCCTTCCTGCTGCGGCGGCTGAAGGCGGACGTGGAGCGCCAGATGCCGCGCAAGTACGAGCACGTGCTCATGTGCCGCCTCTCCAAGCGCCAGCGCTTCCTCTACGACGACTTCATGTCGCGCGCCAA GACCAAGGAGAGCCTCGCGTCCGGCAACCTGCTGAGCGTGATCAACGTGCTGATGCAGCTGCGCAAGGTGTGCAACCACCCCGACCTGTTCGAGGCGCGGCCCGTCGTGTCGCCGCTGCAGCTGGCGGCGCTGCGCCTACTCGCGCCCGCCGCCGTGTTCGACGTCGGCTGCGCCGCGCgcctcgccgccgccgcgcgcctcGGCGGCGACCTCGCCTCGCTCGAG GTGGCGGGCACGATGGCGTTCCCGGCGCACCGCGCGCGGCACCtggcgccgccgcgccgcctgGTGGAGGAGCTGGGCTCGcgcgcgccggcgccgcgcccgccgcccgccgcgctgcGCCTGCACCTGCGCCTG AGCGCGCGCGTGGCGGCCGGGCTGGCGGGcccggcgcgcgcgctgctcCAGCTGCTGCACGCGCCCGCCTCGCGCCACGCCGTCGCCTTCCCGCACCCGCGCCTGCTGCAGTATGACTGCG GCAAGCTGCAGACGCTGGCCGGGCTGCTGCGCGAGCTGAAGGCGGGCGGGCACCGCGTGCTGATCTTCACGCAGATGACGCGCGTGCTGGACGTGCTGGAGGCGTTCCTGAGCATGCACGGGCACGCCTACCTGCGCCTGGACGGCTCCACGCGCGTGGAGGCGCGCCAGCCGCTGGTGGAGCGCTTCAACGCCGACGCGCGCGTGTTCGCCTTCATCCTGTCCACGCGCTCGGGCGGCGTGGGGCTCAACCTCACGGGCGCCGACTCCGTCGTGTTCTACGACTCGGACTGGAACCCCACCATGGACGCGCAGGCGCAGGACCGCTGCCACCGCATCGGCCAGACGCGCGACGTGCACGTGTTCCGCCTCGTCACGGCCGCCACGGTGGAGGAGAACATCCTGCGCAAGGCCGACCAGAAGCGCGTGCTCGGCCACCTCGCCATCGAGGGCGGCCACTTCACCACCTCCTACCTCCGG GGCAACATTAAAGAGCTATTCGGCGGCGAATCCGAGAGCGGCGCCCCGAGCGAGCCCGTCCCCGAAGCGGCGCCCGGCGCGCCCGCGGGCGGCGAGCTGGAGTCGGCGCTGGCGGCGGCGGAGGACGAGGCggacgcggcggcggcggcggcggcgcgcgccgaGGCGCAGGGCGAGCTGGCCGAGTTCGACGAGACGCTGCCGCTGGCCGCCGACGAcgagcccgcgccgccgcccgccgacgcCGACGCCTCCGCGCTCGCCGCGCTCATGAACCAG CTCACGCCGGTTGAGAAATACGCGATGCGACTGGTGGAGAGCAGCGAGGCCGCGACGGAGGCGGAGCGAGCGGCGCTCGGCGAGATGCAGCGCCAGCTGCGCGAGTGGGAGGCGGCGCGCCGGCAGCTGCGCGAGCgctcgccgccgcccgcgcccgcgccgccgcccgcgctcaCCTACTGCCGCGCCGACGCGCGCGCCCAG GTTTGGGTGAGCGGGGCCGGAGAAGACGAAAGCATGCCG GTGTGGTGCCCGCCCACGCCGCCCGCCGGCGACAGCGACGTGTACTGCGAGCCCTGGGCCCGCGCGCTGTACCGGCgcggcgccgccgccgacgcGCTGCTGCCGCCCGTGCTGCGCCGCGAGCCGCGCGCGCCCCGGGagccgcgccgcgcccgccccgcgccccgcgccgcCCACGCGCCGCCCTCGCTGTTCGAGCGCGCCGGCCCGCggccccgcccgcgcccgcgcccgccgcacgcgccgcacccgccgccgccgcacgccGCGCCCGACTGGGCCGCCGCCGAGGACGCCGCGCTGCGCCGCGCCCTGCGCCTGCAGCGCCTGCCCGCCGAGCCGCCCGCCGCGCTCGCGCCCAACTGGGACTGGGCCAGCGAGCTCGTGGACGAGGCCGCGCGCGCCTACCGCTCGCCGCGCGCCTGCCGCGACCGCCACGACGCGCTCGCCGACCCCGAGCGCGCGCGCCGCAAGCatcgccgcgccgccgcccgccgccggccCGACGACGACCTGCCGCGCCCGCCGCTCGCGCGCCTCGACGCCATGCGCGACGCCGCCGAGCGCCGCCGCCACGCGCCCAAGCGCCGCCTCGACGACCCGCCGCACCCCAACCCCAAGCACGCCGCGCTGCTCGTCGACCACGGCGTCGACCTGGACGCGCCGCCCACGCCCATGGAGGTCGCCTCGCGCCGCGCCGACCGCATCGCCAAGGAGAAGATGAAGGCGGGCGCCGCgcagcccgccgccgccgccgcgcccgccgccgccgggcccgcgcccgcgccc